The Desulfovulcanus ferrireducens genome has a window encoding:
- the gpt gene encoding xanthine phosphoribosyltransferase yields the protein MSKRYNKTYPISWEQLHRDAKALAWRLLEYTPFQGIVAIARGGLVPAAVIARELEIRLIDTVCVSSYDWQYQGQPQILKKVHGDGEGWLIIDDLVDTGKTAQVVRDMLPKAHFATVYAKPAGRPVVDTYITEVSQDTWILFPWDAESQFVQPIIKR from the coding sequence ATGAGCAAGAGATACAATAAGACTTATCCTATTTCCTGGGAACAACTGCACCGCGATGCCAAGGCCTTGGCCTGGAGATTACTCGAATATACTCCCTTTCAGGGAATTGTGGCCATTGCCAGGGGCGGACTTGTGCCGGCAGCTGTTATTGCCAGAGAATTGGAGATAAGATTGATAGATACCGTGTGCGTCTCCAGCTACGACTGGCAATATCAGGGACAACCCCAGATTTTAAAAAAAGTACACGGCGACGGAGAAGGATGGCTGATTATTGATGACCTGGTAGACACAGGTAAAACAGCTCAGGTAGTCAGAGACATGTTACCCAAGGCCCACTTTGCTACGGTCTATGCCAAGCCTGCTGGAAGGCCCGTGGTGGATACCTATATCACGGAAGTTAGTCAGGACACCTGGATCCTTTTTCCCTGGGACGCAGAGTCCCAATTTGTTCAACCTATAATAAAAAGGTAA
- the nikR gene encoding nickel-responsive transcriptional regulator NikR, which produces MGRTIRFGVSLDLDLLNKFDELCAEKSYQTRSEAIRDLIRNALVQKEWEDPDKEIVGTLSLVYDHHQSDLSQRLTEIQHEALDVIVTSMHVHLDHNNCLEVLVMRGPGKRIKEAAQKLISTKGVKHGSLSMSTTGEDIV; this is translated from the coding sequence ATGGGAAGGACTATACGTTTTGGCGTATCTCTGGATCTGGATCTTTTAAATAAATTTGATGAGTTGTGCGCGGAAAAGAGTTATCAGACTCGTTCCGAGGCCATTCGCGATCTTATTCGCAATGCTTTAGTACAAAAAGAATGGGAAGATCCTGATAAAGAGATTGTGGGCACTTTGTCCCTGGTCTATGACCATCATCAAAGTGATCTGTCCCAAAGGCTGACCGAGATTCAACACGAAGCCTTGGACGTAATTGTTACATCCATGCATGTACACCTGGACCACAACAATTGTCTGGAAGTACTGGTTATGCGTGGACCAGGCAAGCGGATTAAAGAGGCAGCGCAAAAACTTATCTCTACCAAAGGAGTCAAGCATGGCAGCCTCAGCATGTCCACAACAGGAGAAGATATAGTATAA
- a CDS encoding ABC transporter ATP-binding protein translates to MNKQPIVSLKGITKSFGQVVANEDISLDIYAGKIKGLLGENGAGKSTLMSILAGRLMPDKGQILIQGKPRIFHSAKDAINAGIGMVYQHFMLIDAMTVSENIFLGQEGGTWLRPKEMAQKVNDLAKKYGLEIDPQARVSSLSMGEKQRVEILKLLFRNSQVLIFDEPTTVLTSQETAQLFAALKEMAGQGKAIVFISHKLEEVMDLVDEVAILRKGRITAQMGVKDIKSKADLALEMVGREVLLEVEKKVVPRGERVLHIHDLNSGQLKDVHLDVYRGEILGLVGVAGNGQKPLVEIICGLSSFEQGKIEILGQDWPKFYKFFPWNRSLSYIPEDRLGLATCPGLDLTDNFLLTTRKDFSSGPWLLKNKARQKAADLIRRFNVLAPSTKIRARQLSGGNLQKMVLAREFYRHPLLIVAEQPTQGLDIAATEDVWRLLLEAKKEAGVLLVTGDINEALTLSDRIAVIFNGQIMDIFPVTDRFKVENIGLLMAGVRPES, encoded by the coding sequence TTGAACAAACAACCCATTGTCAGCTTAAAAGGGATCACCAAGTCCTTTGGCCAGGTAGTGGCCAACGAGGATATCAGCCTGGATATCTATGCCGGAAAAATCAAGGGGCTGCTTGGAGAAAACGGAGCCGGGAAAAGTACCTTGATGAGTATCCTGGCCGGTCGGCTGATGCCGGATAAAGGGCAAATTTTGATTCAGGGCAAACCCAGAATTTTTCACTCGGCCAAAGATGCTATAAATGCCGGTATTGGCATGGTCTACCAGCATTTCATGCTTATAGATGCTATGACCGTGTCCGAGAATATATTTTTGGGGCAAGAAGGGGGAACATGGCTAAGGCCAAAGGAGATGGCCCAAAAAGTAAACGACCTGGCAAAAAAATACGGTTTGGAAATCGATCCCCAGGCCAGAGTATCCTCCCTGTCCATGGGAGAAAAACAGCGTGTAGAAATCTTGAAGCTTTTGTTTCGTAACAGCCAGGTGCTAATTTTTGATGAGCCGACAACCGTACTCACATCTCAGGAAACAGCACAACTTTTTGCAGCCCTGAAAGAGATGGCCGGTCAGGGCAAGGCCATTGTCTTTATCAGCCATAAACTGGAAGAGGTTATGGATTTGGTTGATGAAGTCGCTATTTTGCGCAAAGGACGCATAACCGCCCAAATGGGTGTGAAAGACATAAAATCCAAAGCAGATTTGGCCCTGGAAATGGTCGGTCGGGAAGTGCTTCTGGAAGTTGAGAAAAAAGTGGTGCCTCGGGGAGAGAGGGTCTTGCATATCCATGATTTAAACAGTGGACAGTTGAAGGACGTACATCTGGATGTGTACCGGGGTGAAATCCTGGGGTTGGTCGGTGTGGCTGGCAACGGACAAAAGCCGCTGGTAGAGATAATTTGCGGCCTATCCAGTTTTGAACAAGGCAAAATTGAGATTCTTGGTCAAGACTGGCCAAAATTTTATAAATTTTTTCCCTGGAACAGGTCTTTAAGTTATATTCCGGAAGACAGGTTGGGGCTTGCTACTTGTCCGGGGCTTGACTTGACAGACAATTTTCTATTGACCACCCGAAAGGACTTTAGCTCGGGGCCATGGCTCTTAAAAAACAAAGCCAGGCAAAAAGCAGCTGATTTAATTCGCAGATTCAATGTGTTAGCTCCGAGCACCAAAATTCGGGCCAGACAATTGTCAGGCGGAAATCTACAAAAGATGGTTCTGGCCCGGGAATTTTACCGCCATCCATTGTTAATCGTGGCCGAGCAACCTACACAAGGTTTAGACATTGCGGCTACAGAAGATGTCTGGCGTTTGCTCCTTGAGGCCAAAAAGGAGGCTGGCGTCTTGCTGGTTACCGGCGATATAAACGAAGCTTTGACCCTGTCCGACCGGATTGCCGTTATCTTTAACGGTCAGATCATGGACATTTTCCCTGTTACGGATAGATTTAAGGTTGAAAATATTGGTCTGCTCATGGCAGGAGTAAGGCCGGAAAGTTAA
- the folE2 gene encoding GTP cyclohydrolase FolE2: MFDVQNGPSEVPLAIDRVGVKNLKIPLIVQDRSKGKQHTTAHVDLSVDLPSQFKGTHMSRFLEALSSWSGVLNYGSFKHLLSDIKKRLNAKRAHLCFKFSYFLNQQAPVSKNEFLMDFDAFILGQLDDGHLDMTLGVEVPVMTVCPCSLAISETGAHSQRAKVKIKAGFNGLLWLEELIEIGQQAGSSPVYPLLKREDEKFVTESAFAQPTFVEDVVRRAASALDKHELITWYEVEVESFESIHNHSAYACIKREKGAGLKAEE; this comes from the coding sequence ATGTTTGATGTTCAGAACGGACCGTCAGAGGTCCCTTTGGCCATTGATCGGGTGGGCGTAAAAAATTTAAAGATCCCACTTATCGTCCAGGACCGCTCTAAGGGTAAGCAACACACTACAGCTCATGTAGACTTGAGTGTGGATTTACCAAGTCAGTTCAAGGGAACACACATGAGTCGATTTTTAGAGGCCCTGAGCTCATGGTCCGGGGTGCTAAACTATGGCAGTTTTAAGCATCTCCTGAGTGATATCAAAAAACGCCTCAATGCCAAACGGGCCCACCTCTGTTTTAAATTTTCCTATTTTCTGAACCAGCAGGCCCCTGTGAGTAAAAATGAATTTTTAATGGATTTTGATGCCTTTATACTAGGACAACTGGATGACGGGCATCTGGACATGACTTTAGGCGTAGAGGTTCCGGTGATGACCGTATGCCCCTGCTCACTGGCCATAAGTGAGACCGGTGCACATAGTCAGAGAGCCAAAGTGAAGATTAAGGCTGGCTTTAATGGGTTGTTATGGCTGGAAGAACTAATTGAGATTGGCCAGCAGGCCGGATCATCTCCGGTCTATCCGTTACTTAAAAGGGAAGATGAAAAGTTTGTTACAGAATCGGCCTTTGCCCAGCCTACTTTTGTGGAGGACGTGGTCCGCAGAGCCGCCAGCGCCCTGGATAAACACGAATTAATTACCTGGTATGAAGTCGAGGTGGAAAGTTTTGAATCCATTCATAATCACAGTGCCTATGCCTGTATTAAAAGGGAAAAGGGCGCTGGGCTAAAGGCTGAAGAATGA
- the recA gene encoding recombinase RecA, which translates to MAKKATLSPEELKREALQTAITTIERKYGQGSVMRLSDDAHQVIPSIPTGSIGLDLALGIGGIPRGRVTEIFGPESSGKTTLALHIIAEAQKKGGVAAFIDAEHALDVNYAKRLGVKTEELLISQPDYGEQALEIADLLVRSGGVDVVIVDSVAALIPQAELEGSMGETQVGSQARLMSHAMRKLTGTIHKSRTALIFINQIRMKIGVMGYGNPETTTGGNALKFYSSVRLDIRKIQTLKDKEEVYGNRVRVKVVKNKVAPPFREAVFDILYGQGISREGELLDLGVEHGIVDKSGAWYAFESERLGQGRENVRAFLQENKELAKSIEDKLLVHLGVKEDETSMRGNGEPD; encoded by the coding sequence ATGGCCAAAAAAGCAACCTTATCCCCGGAAGAGCTAAAACGCGAAGCCCTGCAAACAGCAATCACAACCATTGAACGCAAGTATGGTCAGGGCTCTGTCATGCGTCTTTCTGATGATGCTCACCAGGTAATTCCTTCTATCCCGACCGGGTCCATAGGCCTGGACCTGGCCCTTGGTATTGGCGGTATCCCCAGAGGAAGGGTGACAGAGATCTTCGGGCCAGAATCATCAGGAAAGACTACTCTGGCGCTGCATATCATTGCCGAAGCCCAGAAAAAAGGCGGGGTAGCCGCATTTATTGATGCTGAACATGCCCTGGATGTAAATTATGCCAAAAGGCTGGGTGTAAAAACCGAAGAGTTACTCATTTCCCAGCCCGATTATGGTGAACAGGCTCTGGAAATAGCAGATCTTTTGGTCCGTTCAGGTGGGGTTGACGTGGTGATTGTGGACTCTGTGGCAGCACTGATCCCCCAGGCTGAACTGGAGGGGAGCATGGGCGAGACCCAGGTGGGAAGCCAGGCTCGTCTCATGTCTCACGCCATGCGTAAACTCACCGGAACAATCCACAAATCCAGAACCGCCCTGATCTTTATCAACCAGATCAGGATGAAAATCGGTGTCATGGGTTACGGCAATCCGGAGACCACAACCGGCGGAAATGCGCTGAAATTTTACTCTTCTGTGCGCTTGGACATCCGCAAGATCCAGACACTTAAGGATAAAGAAGAAGTGTACGGTAACAGGGTACGTGTAAAGGTGGTCAAAAATAAGGTCGCTCCGCCATTCCGGGAAGCCGTATTTGACATCCTATACGGACAGGGAATTTCCAGAGAAGGCGAGTTACTAGACCTGGGCGTGGAACACGGTATCGTGGACAAAAGCGGGGCTTGGTATGCTTTTGAATCGGAAAGACTGGGCCAAGGCCGGGAAAATGTACGCGCTTTTTTACAGGAAAACAAAGAACTGGCTAAATCTATTGAAGACAAGTTGCTTGTCCATCTGGGAGTAAAAGAAGATGAAACTTCGATGCGGGGAAACGGAGAACCTGACTAG
- a CDS encoding class I SAM-dependent methyltransferase, producing MNSELIKLNVARQKWLLKRPADLETLWTEMDELDQDERIPYWVEVWPASKLLGEWLIKNKQNIRGKLCLDLGCGLGLTSLIASKLQAKVIALDYAWQALYFGRQNSLLNDVCSPLWVQMDWRTPGFKEKSFDYILGSDVFYERRFFEPISTLFDRFLAPGGKIWLGDPERTVSKDVWTRLKSLGWQVRRVASKKVELENQKAMVNLWEVCRQTQ from the coding sequence ATGAACTCTGAGCTAATAAAGCTAAATGTGGCAAGACAAAAATGGCTCCTTAAGCGTCCCGCAGATCTGGAAACTCTGTGGACTGAGATGGATGAGCTGGATCAGGATGAGCGCATCCCATATTGGGTGGAAGTATGGCCGGCAAGCAAACTTTTAGGTGAGTGGCTGATTAAAAATAAACAGAATATTAGAGGGAAATTGTGCCTGGACCTAGGGTGTGGGCTAGGCCTTACAAGCCTTATTGCCAGTAAGCTTCAGGCCAAAGTTATTGCTCTGGATTATGCTTGGCAAGCTCTTTATTTTGGTCGCCAAAACAGTCTCCTAAACGATGTCTGTTCTCCTTTGTGGGTGCAGATGGACTGGCGTACTCCCGGGTTTAAGGAAAAGAGTTTTGATTATATCCTGGGCAGCGATGTTTTTTACGAACGACGTTTTTTTGAGCCTATAAGCACATTATTTGACCGCTTTCTGGCTCCGGGTGGAAAAATCTGGTTAGGTGATCCTGAGCGCACAGTATCTAAAGACGTGTGGACAAGACTTAAATCTTTGGGGTGGCAAGTACGAAGGGTCGCCTCTAAAAAAGTTGAACTCGAAAACCAAAAAGCCATGGTCAACTTATGGGAAGTGTGTAGACAAACGCAATAA